A window from Primulina eburnea isolate SZY01 chromosome 2, ASM2296580v1, whole genome shotgun sequence encodes these proteins:
- the LOC140823221 gene encoding probable E3 ubiquitin-protein ligase RHC1A, whose translation MSSGGNTHWCYQCTQPIRPHGRNLVCPYCNGGFIQELQEVVGSHSSSDSGFGFMGPFRDPRLDIMEAFEAIMRQRMAGRDSNHDVRTRPAVVPERGIGIGHGPHGSVLIVRGQTPFGATNHDPFSFFFNNGPGMGQRRADFGDFFMGHGLQELIEQLSLNDRRGPPPAPRSAIDAMPTIKITRRHLNTDVHCPVCKDKFELGTEARQMPCDHIYHSDCIVPWLIEHNSCPVCRVELPSLGTASAGSNNRRTRNPGSNDPSSSRRDNNSQNQGRWNPFSFLWSSNSSNNQNQNQNNQNVHHYPETRGRGNSAEEHNWMRWPFDY comes from the coding sequence ATGTCAAGTGGTGGAAACACTCACTGGTGCTATCAATGCACGCAGCCAATTCGACCACATGGTCGCAATTTGGTTTGCCCATACTGCAACGGAGGGTTCATACAAGAGCTACAAGAGGTTGTCGGTTCTCATTCAAGCAGTGATTCTGGTTTTGGATTCATGGGACCTTTCCGTGATCCTAGACTTGATATCATGGAAGCATTTGAAGCGATTATGAGGCAGAGAATGGCAGGAAGAGACTCCAATCACGATGTCAGAACACGACCAGCCGTGGTACCGGAACGAGGAATTGGTATTGGTCACGGGCCACATGGTTCAGTGTTAATAGTGCGGGGCCAAACTCCATTTGGTGCTACTAATCACGATCCATTTAGTTTCTTTTTCAACAATGGACCTGGAATGGGGCAAAGACGAGCTGATTTTGGCGATTTCTTCATGGGACATGGTTTGCAGGAACTGATAGAACAGCTAAGTCTAAATGATAGGCGGGGTCCTCCTCCTGCACCGCGTTCCGCGATTGATGCTATGCCCACCATCAAGATTACTCGTAGGCATCTTAATACAGATGTGCACTGCCCAGTGTGTAAAGATAAGTTTGAGTTAGGCACAGAAGCAAGGCAGATGCCATGTGATCATATCTACCATTCGGATTGCATTGTTCCATGGCTGATTGAACATAATTCATGCCCTGTCTGCCGTGTTGAGCTGCCATCACTAGGTACTGCGAGTGCTGGTTCTAATAATCGGAGAACTAGGAACCCAGGCAGCAATGATCCTAGCAGCAGTAGAAGGGACAACAACTCTCAGAATCAAGGGCGATGGAATCCTTTTTCGTTTTTGTGGTCTTCTAACTCATCaaataatcaaaatcaaaatcaaaataatcaaaatgttCATCATTACCCCGAAACTAGAGGAAGGGGAAATAGCGCCGAGGAGCATAACTGGATGCGATGGCCTTTTGACTATTAA